A genomic segment from Juglans regia cultivar Chandler chromosome 14, Walnut 2.0, whole genome shotgun sequence encodes:
- the LOC108999359 gene encoding zinc finger protein GIS2-like: MSSGSQSRSRSRSRSPLDRKIRSDRFSYRDAPYRRDSRRGFSRDNLCKNCKRPGHFARECPNVAICHNCGLPGHIASECTTKSLCWNCREPGHMASSCPNEGICHTCGKAGHRARECTAPALPPGDLRLCNNCYKQGHIAADCTNEKACNNCRKTGHLARDCPNDPICNLCNVAGHVARQCPKSNIIGERGGSVRSSGYRDVVCRNCQQLGHMSRDCMGPLMICHNCGGRGHLAYECPSGRFMDRYPRRY; encoded by the exons ATGAGTTCAGGCAGCCAGAGCAGAAGCAGGAGCAGGAGCAGGAGCCCATTGGATCGTAAGATCCGTTCTGATCGCTTTTCCTATCGTGATGCACCTTACAGGAGAGATTCACGTCGGGGTTTCAG CCGTGACAATCTGTGTAAGAATTGCAAACGTCCAGGTCACTTTGCTAGAGAATGCCCTAATGTGGCAATTTGTCACAATTGTGGCCTACCTGG GCATATTGCTTCAGAATGCACTACAAAGTCACTATGTTGGAACTGCCGAGAACCTGGCCACATGGCCAGCAGTTGTCCAAATGAGGGCATCTGCCACACCTGTGGTAAGGCTGGGCATCGTGCTAGAGAGTGCACAGCTCCTGCACTACCCCCTGGGGACTTGCGGCTTTGCAACAACTGTTATAAGCAGGGTCATATTGCAGCTGACTGTACAAATGAGAAGGCATGCAACAATTGTAGGAAGACAGGTCACCTGGCACGCGATTGCCCAAACGATCCCATCTGCAACTTGTGCAATGTAGCAGGGCATGTGGCTAGACAGTGCCCGAAATCCAACATTATTGGCGAGCGTGGTGGTAGTGTTCGCAGCAGTGGTTACCGTGATGTTGTATGCAGGAATTGCCAGCAGCTGGGTCATATGAGCAGGGATTGCATGGGCCCCTTGATGATCTGTCACAACTGTGGTGGACGTGGACATCTGGCATATGAGTGCCCGTCTGGCAGGTTTATGGATCGCTATCCCAGGAGATACTGA
- the LOC108982262 gene encoding agamous-like MADS-box protein AGL61 codes for MSEGKKTRGRQRIEIKELAEESKKQVTFSKRRAGLFKKAGELCVLCGAEVAIIVFSPHNNVFCFGHPDVETVLDHYLTGNHSSFSHTSSSDLHDQNLNNLNNVAAAELMNRQYAEAQEELGREKKRLVEIEEEVKRKKMENNGEYLWWEEAVHENMELEEMEHYMSALQEMRWKVGSRLEQFRMMRSATHDDACAWDSWETMLL; via the coding sequence ATGAGCGAAGGCAAGAAAACCAGAGGCCGACAAAGGATAGAAATCAAGGAACTGGCGGAGGAAAGCAAAAAACAAGTAACTTTCTCGAAGCGCCGTGCCGGCCTCTTCAAGAAAGCCGGCGAGCTTTGTGTCTTGTGCGGCGCGGAAGTGGCCATCATCGTGTTCTCTCCGCACAACAACGTGTTCTGCTTCGGCCACCCAGATGTTGAAACTGTCCTCGACCACTATCTCACTGGAAATCATTCATCCTTCTCGCACACGAGTTCGTCTGATTTGCACGATCAGAACCTCAATAACCTCAATAATGTGGCTGCAGCGGAGTTGATGAACAGACAATATGCGGAGGCGCAGGAGGAGTTGGGAAGGGAGAAGAAGCGGCTAGTGGAGATAGAGGAGGaggtgaagaggaagaagatggagaacAATGGGGAGTACTTGTGGTGGGAGGAGGCGGTGCATGAGAATATGGAGTTGGAAGAGATGGAGCACTACATGAGTGCTTTGCAAGAGATGCGATGGAAAGTGGGGAGCAGGCTTGAACAATTTAGGATGATGAGATCTGCTACTCATGATGATGCTTGCGCCTGGGATTCATGGGAAACTATGTTGCTTTAA
- the LOC108982258 gene encoding putative RING-H2 finger protein ATL71 encodes MDMITGSMMGYYVDDFRFAIAFPLGIILLLILLSHLVYFFSTRLHPPASHDSLRQTGRSPQNLDQLGADFVAIEVGLDEAILHNFPKLLYSQYKLQNCSSGASSSCCICLEDYKESDVLQTLLPDCGHLFHPNCIHPWLRMHPNCPLCRKTLVPVPNTTLSRSD; translated from the coding sequence ATGGACATGATTACTGGTAGCATGATGGGCTACTACGTTGACGATTTTCGTTTTGCGATCGCATTCCCTCTGGGAATCATCCTGCTCCTCATCCTACTCTCAcaccttgtttattttttcagcaCCCGCCTTCACCCGCCTGCATCTCATGATAGTCTTCGTCAAACCGGTCGTTCCCCACAAAATCTTGATCAGCTAGGCGCAGACTTCGTCGCCATTGAAGTTGGCCTTGATGAAGCCATTCTCCACAACTTCCCAAAGCTCCTCTACTCCCAATACAAACTCCAAAATTGCAGCTCGGgcgcttcttcttcttgttgcaTATGCTTGGAAGATTATAAAGAAAGTGACGTGCTGCAGACGTTGCTGCCTGATTGTGGCCATCTCTTCCATCCAAATTGCATCCATCCATGGTTAAGGATGCATCCCAATTGTCCACTATGCCGGAAAACGCTCGTCCCAGTTCCAAACACAACTCTCTCTAGATCTGATTGA
- the LOC108982256 gene encoding uncharacterized protein LOC108982256, which translates to MVLTLVAHQGNMARDLQNHQENEQVQQRGQALRGIRLEFPHFTGENPSAWIFKASQYFEYHQTNPAQKLLLAAYHMEGEALVWYQEALDTDQFVSWETLMRAMLIRFGPTAYDDPMETLTRLKQVTTVAAYKASFESLSNRVRGLPDHHKLSCFLSSLKDEIRLPLRMFNPHNLTAAFGLARIQEEYLISAKKPMKFLGEKGQFSPTNNYVSYGSSGATRSNNQKYSPPIKKVFSTEWDEKCKKGLCYHYDEKWNPNHICKKAKVYLLQGVEDSEEREVGDEEITVADLLIEGDSKQKGVVVEPEISLNAITGTPSSKTMRLMGWIGRTQVVLLVDSGSTHSFVDPSIAQTAKLVVDESKRLAVKVANGQIVQGLGYCSNAKIKVQGISFYPSFYVLPLGGCDVVLGVDWLETLGTIAWNFHELSMKFLYLGKNVELLGLKLEGLTLAKGGKSMLTSMQRGKGLFLQLVSETNVLRISGGGDEVQNLISQFPKVFDIPKGLPPSRPQDHRIPLKEGTQPITARPYRYPHYQKSEIEKIVAELLESGVIRPSSSPFSSPVLLVRKADGSWRMCVNYRALNQETIKDKFPIPVIDELLDELHGSVVFSKLDLRSGYHQIRVVAEDVAKTAFRTHEWHYEFLVMPFGLTNAPSTFQGLMNEVFRPYLRKFVLVFFDDILVYSSCWTDHLMHLRVVLEVLKKTNYSLNCPSVNLGSMK; encoded by the coding sequence ATGGTTCTAACCTTGGTTGCTCACCAGGGGAATATGGCACGGGACCTGCAAAACCATCAAGAGAATGAGCAAGTGCAGCAAAGGGGGCAAGCTCTAAGAGGTATTCGTTTGGAGTTTCCTCACTTTACGGGAGAAAATCCATCTGCTTGGATCTTTAAGGCATCACAGTACTTTGAATACCACCAAACAAACCCTGCCCAAAAACTATTATTGGCCGCATACCACATGGAGGGAGAAGCATTAGTATGGTATCAAGAGGCCTTAGATACAGACCAGTTTGTGAGTTGGGAAACTTTGATGAGGGCTATGTTGATTCGCTTTGGACCAACTgcctatgatgatcctatggaaaCCTTGACTAGGTTGAAGCAAGTCACCACAGTAGCCGCCTATAAGGCTAGTTTCGAGTCACTCTCGAATAGAGTGAGAGGCTTACCCGACCACCATAAGCTGAGCTGCTTTCTCAGCAGCCTTAAGGATGAAATAAGGTTGCCTCTTCGCATGTTTAACCCACACAACTTAACAGCAGCCTTTGGCTTAGCACGAATTCAAGAAGAATACCTTATTAGTGCTAAGAAACCAATGAAGTTCTTGGGGGAAAAGGGGCAGTTTAGTCCCACTAACAACTATGTTTCGTATGGGAGTAGTGGTGCTACAAGAAGTAACAACCAGAAATACAGCCCTCCTATCAAAAAAGTTTTCTCCACGGAATGGGATGAGAAGTGTAAGAAAGGGTTGTGCTATCATTACGATGAAAAATGGAACCCCAATCATATTTGCAAGAAAGCTAAAGTGTACCTCCTACAAGGAGTGGAGGATTCGGAGGAGAGGGAGGTAGGTGACGAGGAAATTACGGTTGCTGATTTACTTATTGAAGGAGACTCAAAACAGAAAGGGGTGGTGGTAGAACCCGAGATATCCTTAAATGCAATTACGGGAACTCCTAGTTCTAAGACTATGCGACTCATGGGGTGGATAGGGAGGACACAAGTGGTCCTTTTGGTGGATTCAGGGTCAACACATAGCTTCGTGGACCCCTCTATTGCTCAAACAGCCAAGCTGGTGGTTGATGAGTCAAAGAGACTTGCTGTCAAAGTTGCTAACGGACAGATAGTGCAAGGCTTAGGTTACTGCAGTAACGCCAAGATCAAGGTACAAGGTATATCCTTCTATCCCTCCTTTTATGTTTTACCTCTTGGGGGTTGTGATGTCGTTCTTGGCGTGGATTGGTTGGAGACACTTGGAACCATTGCTTGGAATTTTCATGAGTTGTCCATGAAATTTCTGTATCTTGGGAAGAATGTTGAGTTGTTGGGACTGAAATTAGAAGGGTTGACCCTTGCTAAGGGGGGAAAATCAATGCTTACATCCATGCAAAGGGGGAAGGGGTTATTTTTGCAGCTTGTTAGTGAAACAAATGTGTTGAGGATCTCGGGTGGAGGAGATGAGGTGCAGAATCTGATTTCACAGTTTCCAAAGGTATTTGACATTCCGAAGGGACTTCCACCCTCAAGACCCCAAGACCATAGAATACCCCTTAAAGAAGGAACCCAACCCATTACCGCTAGACCTTACCGTTACCCACACTACCAAAAGtcagaaattgaaaagatagtGGCTGAGTTACTTGAATCAGGTGTAATAAGACCCAGTTCAAGCCCCTTCTCGTCTCCCGTACTTTTGGTCCGTAAGGCGGATGGGAGTTGGCGTATGTGTGTCAATTATCGAGCACTTAACCAAGAAACCATAAAGGATAAGTTCCCTATCCCCGTTATTGATGAACTCTTGGATGAGTTGCACGGGTCGGTGGTTTTTTCAAAGCTGGATTTGAGGTCCGGATACCACCAAATCCGGGTGGTAGCCGAGGATGTGGCAAAAACAGCATTTAGAACTCACGAATGGCACTATGAGTTCCTCGTGATGCCCTTTGGTTTGACTAATGCCCCATCAACTTTTCAAGGGCTGATGAATGAGGTGTTTCGACCTTATTTGCGGAAgtttgttttagtgttttttgACGACATCCTAGTGTACAGCAGCTGCTGGACAGACCATTTAATGCACTTACGTGTGGTGCTGGAAGTactaaaaaaaaccaattattcGCTAAATTGTCCAAGTGTCAATTTGGGGTCAATGAAGTAG
- the LOC108999358 gene encoding uncharacterized protein At3g28850-like, with protein MKGIIKGKLLKKLKSIRPIGYLKVPDRILQVTALSEEHAEPVPINQYLKVQTELVCNELKPKKAIQSGVIAQEPDIIDVAELMRDLEEDFDEDLDNKENIVPPMEAEDPVSFHQKENLLRSEPEFRKNRALEPSELGTDICRQTPLSEIDISSFRRPDLNSSSLFDPNLLAAFEKAMKEHIRISEPEKIARIEQESLEKKEEEDEEPPLKARRVEEDDPLLGFEEKCPQGGRDSVIFYTTTLRGIRKTFEQCQSIRFLLESFRVLFYERDVSMHMEFKEEMWRLLDGKPLPPRLFIRGRYIGGAEEVLTLHEQGKFRPLFQGVPMDNSNGACEGCAGVRFVLCFNCNGSHRVVDDNGQSNKCEVCNENGLIICPFCC; from the coding sequence ATGAAGGGAATTATCAAGGGAAAGCTGTTAAAGAAGCTCAAGTCGATTCGACCTATTGGGTATCTGAAAGTACCTGATCGAATTCTTCAAGTAACTGCATTATCAGAAGAGCATGCTGAGCCTGTTCCGATTAATCAGTATCTTAAAGTTCAGACAGAGTTGGTCTGCAATGAATTGAAGCCGAAGAAGGCAATACAGAGCGGTGTGATAGCGCAAGAGCCTGACATTATCGATGTGGCAGAGCTTATGAGAGACCTTGAAGAGGATTTTGACGAGGATTTGGACAACAAAGAGAACATTGTGCCGCCAATGGAAGCAGAAGACCCGGTTTCTTTCCATCAAAAAGAGAACTTACTGAGATCGGAGCCCGAATTCAGGAAGAACAGAGCTTTGGAACCGTCGGAATTGGGAACTGATATATGCCGACAAACCCCTTTATCGGAGATTGACATCTCGTCTTTCCGGCGGCCGGACTTGAACTCCAGCAGCCTCTTCGACCCAAACCTACTTGCCGCCTTTGAGAAAGCGATGAAAGAGCATATTCGAATTAGTGAACCAGAGAAAATAGCCAGAATCGAGCAAGAGAGccttgaaaagaaagaagaagaagacgaggaGCCCCCGTTAAAAGCACGTCGCGTGGAGGAAGACGACCCGCTTTTAGGCTTCGAAGAGAAGTGCCCGCAGGGGGGTAGAGACTCGGTAATCTTCTACACGACGACGCTTCGAGGGATAAGAAAGACGTTCGAACAATGCCAAAGCATTCGTTTTCTTTTAGAGAGCTTTCGGGTACTATTCTACGAGCGGGACGTGTCGATGCATATGGAGTTCAAGGAAGAGATGTGGAGGCTTTTGGACGGCAAACCACTTCCTCCGAGGCTTTTCATAAGGGGGAGATATATTGGCGGAGCCGAAGAGGTTTTGACATTGCATGAGCAAGGGAAGTTCCGGCCGCTTTTTCAAGGGGTCCCGATGGATAACTCCAATGGTGCGTGTGAAGGGTGCGCCGGAGTCCGGTTTGTGCTCTGCTTCAACTGCAATGGCAGCCACAGAGTCGTTGACGATAATGGACAGTCGAATAAGTGCGAGGTGTGTAATGAGAATGGCTTAATTATATGCCCCTTTTGCTGCTGA
- the LOC108999360 gene encoding uncharacterized protein LOC108999360, translating into MVVKLIRWPSRPPLPSRKFEAIIFIHRIEGLCLAQSEGEKALVCEIKWKGQKGALSSLRRSVKRNFTKEVGVGDDGVVEWNEGFRSLCSFSSYKEGVFFPWEVSFSVLNGMKEGSRNKIPVVGTASLNLAEHAFAADRREIQINVSVKVPGCATETSPSLSLSLSLLEWITALEPSETVQKSIACLPLSPCYADTHSTEKDEFSALKAGLRKMKTFTDYVSAVRAKKASHEEESSDGRCSDRSTDPECNYPYYGDSPNDGDAEDQSEESKDDSSIKPFNYETLASANCAGARGLSYSNSRNDGQDEFWIYYSNSKLDVGCYYLESSHASISKQNLQQNSKRNILSWKKRKLSFRSRKAKGEPLLKKHYEEEGGDDIDHDRRQLTSSDESSSGWHKKEGFSSDGSSISEFGDDKFAIGSWECKEVTCRDRQLKLQTQVFFASIDQRSERAAGESACTALVAVVADWLHSNRDETPIKSEFDRLIRDGSLEWRNLCENEAYIEQFPDKHFDLETILQAKIRPLSVVPEKSFIGFFHAGLAEEDFDFLHGAMSFDSIWDEISLSASNCSSNDEPLVFIVCWNDHFFVLKVEEDAYYIIDTLGERLYEGCNEAYILKFDKDTSIVRLSNEGQASDEKPTTDKVQPKNSQETSAEGTLLVQSNELEKSEKEEVVCRGKESCREYIKSFLAAIPIRELEIDIKKGLMGSATFHHRLQIEFHYTRFLHPMAESPVAEETGDLQATTLADTQGTSFKV; encoded by the exons ATGGTGGTAAAGCTGATACGGTGGCCATCACGGCCCCCGTTGCCATCGAGGAAATTCGAAGCCATAATTTTCATTCACCGGATCGAAGGTCTATGTTTAGCACAATCCGAGGGAGAAAAGGCATTGGTTTGTGAGATTAAGTGGAAAGGTCAGAAGGGAGCTTTGAGCTCGTTGAGACGCTCTGTAAAGAGAAATTTCACCAAAGAAGTAGGTGTTGGAGATGATGGGGTGGTGGAGTGGAACGAGGGGTTTCGGAGTTTGTGTAGTTTCTCGTCCTACAAGGAGGGTGTGTTTTTTCCATGGGAGGTCTCATTTTCAGTGCTCAAT GGTATGAAGGAAGGGTCCAGGAACAAGATTCCTGTTGTTGGAACTGCATCATTGAACTTAGCAGAACATGCTTTTGCAGCCGACAGAAGAGAGATTCAAATAAATGTTTCTGTCAAAGTCCCTGGCTGCGCTACTGAGACCAGCCCCTCACTTAGT TTATCTCTCAGTTTATTGGAATGGATAACTGCTCTAGAACCTTCGGAGACGGTGCAGAAATCAATAGCGTGCCTTCCACTGTCACCCTGTTATGCAGACACTCACTCAACTGAGAAAGATGAGTTTTCAGCTCTTAAAGCTGGtctgagaaaaatgaaaacttttacAGATTATGTCTCAGCCGTAAGAGCAAAGAAGGCAAGCCATGAAGAAGAGAGCAGTGATGGCAGGTGCTCTGACAGAAGCACAGATCCTGAGTGCAATTATCCCTATTACGGAGATTCACCTAATGATGGTGATGCCGAGGATCAATCAGAAGAAAGTAAGGATGATTCTAGTATCAAGCCATTCAATTATGAAACACTGGCCTCTGCAAACTGTGCTGGTGCCAGAGGATTATCATACTCTAATTCGAGAAACGATGGTCAAGATGAATTCTGGATCTACTACAGCAACAGTAAATTGGATGTTGGATGCTATTATCTCGAGAGTTCACATGCATCAATTTCCAAGCAAAACTTGCAGCAAAATTCAAAGCGGAAtatcctttcttggaagaagagaaaactaAGCTTCAGGTCTCGTAAAGCCAAGGGGGAGCCTCTTCTGAAAAAGCATTACGAAGAGGAAGGTGGGGATGATATCGATCATGATCGTAGGCAGCTTACCTCCTCTGATGAGTCCAGTTCTGGG TGGCATAAGAAAGAAGGTTTCAGCTCTGATGGGTCATCGATATCTGAATTTGGGGATGACAAATTTGCCATAGGTAGTTGGGAGTGCAAGGAAGTAACCTGTCGTGACAGACAATTGAAGCTCCAAACTCAAGTCTTTTTTGCGTCAATTGATCAGAGGAGTGAACGTGCTGCTGGGGAGAGTGCATGTACAGCTCTGGTTGCAGTTGTTGCTGACTGGTTGCATTCCAACCGAGATGAGACTCCCATCAAATCTGAGTTTGACAGGCTAATTAGAGACGGATCATTAGAATGGAGAAATCTTTGTGAGAACGAGGCCTACATAGAACAGTTTCCTGACAAACACTTCGATCTTGAGACCATTCTCCAAGCTAAAATCCGTCCACTTTCTGTAGTTCCAGAGAAGTCCTTTATCGGATTCTTCCATGCAGGACTGGCAGAGGAGGATTTTGACTTCCTACATGGTGCCATGTCCTTCGACAGCATTTGGGATGAGATCAGCCTTTCTGCATCGAACTGCTCTAGCAATGACGAACCTTTGGTCTTCATTGTATGTTGGAATGACCACTTCTTTGTCCTAAAGGTGGAGGAGGATGCTTACTATATCATCGACACGTTGGGGGAGAGGCTTTATGAAGGATGCAATGAGGCATACATCCTCAAATTTGATAAAGACACATCTATTGTACGATTATCAAATGAGGGTCAAGCATCGGATGAAAAACCAACTACTGATAAGGTGCAACCTAAAAACAGCCAGGAAACTTCAGCTGAAGGGACTCTACTAGTCCAATCTAATGAGTTAGAGAAGAGTGAGAAAGAAGAGGTAGTTTGTAGGGGGAAGGAATCATGCAGGGAGTATATTAAGAGCTTCTTGGCCGCAATACCCATAAGGGAATTAGAGATTGATATCAAGAAGGGCTTGATGGGATCAGCAACTTTTCATCACAGGCTACAAATTGAGTTCCACTACACCCGGTTCTTGCACCCGATGGCCGAATCTCCAGTGGCCGAGGAAACAGGTGATTTACAAGCAACCACATTGGCAGATACACAAGGGACTTCTTTTAAAGTGTAG
- the LOC108982264 gene encoding cucumber peeling cupredoxin-like has product MALAFWWVQFFGLTSGCSPPAGCPSPCSSTSVRFYQVGSVWSIPPSPTYYANWSSSNFFRTGDFLSFNFKTGENDVIQVSRHEYESCTSCNPFNVMNFGPANFQLTEEGVFYFISNFSNYCALGLKVSVKVHGCSSIDGSQSAPSPSPSPRPAPPSSSPSRPSPPRKPPVPNPAPSTSPNYGYPPEVGAPASTDHDKSMATLMERGRWFGVGFFEIIFRLAFEICLVGFVILG; this is encoded by the exons ATGGCATTGGCATTTTGGTGGGTTCAGTTCTTTGGTTTGACATCGGGTTGCTCCCCTCCAGCTGGTTGCCCATCACCATGCAGCTCAACTAGCGTCCGATTTTACCAAGTTGGCTCTGTCTGGTCCATTCCACCATCCCCAACTTATTACGCCAACTGGTCCTCCTCCAATTTCTTCCGCACCGGCGACTTTCTCA GTTTTAATTTCAAAACGGGAGAAAACGATGTGATTCAAGTATCAAGACACGAGTACGAGAGTTGCACCTCCTGCAACCCCTTTAATGTCATGAACTTTGGTCCTGCAAACTTTCAACTCACCGAGGAAGGTGTCTTCTATTTTATCAGCAACTTCTCCAACTACTGTGCGCTTGGGCTGAAAGTTTCGGTCAAGGTGCACGGGTGCTCCTCCATTGACGGATCTCAGTCTGCTCCGTCACCGTCACCTTCTCCGCGGCCTGCTCCTCCTTCTTCATCGCCTTCACGGCCATCTCCTCCGCGTAAGCCTCCAGTTCCAAACCCGGCGCCATCGACGTCACCTAATTATGGCTATCCTCCAGAAGTTGGTGCTCCGGCCAGTACTGATCATGACAAGTCTATGGCAACATTAATGGAGCGTGGAAGGTGGTTCGGCGTGGgtttttttgaaattatcttTCGCTTGGcttttgaaatttgtttggtGGGATTTGTCATTCTTGGATGA
- the LOC108982263 gene encoding RING-H2 finger protein ATL70-like produces MDGSDPGDGISGFTYGIIFSVAVFFLAAVIAFACNRMRYAGQHDWQSSRRSSRVLRTVTDPSSIRIEGGLDESTLNGYPKLLYSQAKKDYSVGSARCCPICLVDYKETDMLRLLPDCSHLFHLNCIDPWMRLRSTCPMCRKTPVLPSPKTADDLIAATQES; encoded by the coding sequence ATGGACGGCAGTGATCCTGGGGATGGCATCAGTGGCTTTACGTATGGAATCATATTCTCCGTTGCTGTCTTTTTTCTGGCAGCGGTCATCGCTTTTGCCTGCAACCGCATGCGCTACGCCGGCCAACATGACTGGCAGTCATCTCGCCGGAGCAGCAGAGTTCTTAGAACAGTAACAGACCCGAGTTCGATACGAATTGAGGGAGGTCTGGATGAATCCACTCTCAACGGCTACCCAAAGCTCCTCTACTCTCAGGCAAAGAAGGATTACTCCGTAGGATCAGCTCGCTGCTGTCCCATATGCTTGGTTGATTATAAAGAGACAGACATGCTCCGGCTGTTGCCTGACTGCTCTCATCTCTTCCATCTCAACTGCATCGACCCCTGGATGAGGCTGCGCTCGACATGTCCGATGTGTCGGAAGACACCAGTACTGCCATCTCCAAAGACAGCTGATGATCTTATCGCAGCGACACAAGAAAGTTAG